The window AATGAGAAAGGAAGCAGATCTTACTCACTAGGAATAATAATTGTTGCAATGACTGTTGGCTCCCAGCAGGCCGTTATACGTTTTCCAGCATTGAAATTCAAGGCCGCAGGGTTCTCAATTTGCACTTTGCTGAACAAAACAATCAAGCTCAGATATCCTAGCAGAGAACAAGTATAATATCATTGATTCATTGTAACTGCTCACCTTTCATCACCATATTCAAAGATATATGGTACAGTTGGTATGGTGGATATGACTTGAGCCCCATATTCCTGTACAAAATGCAGTGGCAAATAAAATCTCATGAATGATGACTTCCCTAGAAATAGTTTTATCAGATCATGCAAGAACACTGCCACCACCCTTTTTCCATCATCTAGGTGAGAGCAGAAGTGCATGCACATGGTCCAATTGAGAAAAAAAGGCTCCATTATTGAATTGTGACATAGGTGGATAGATATTGCAAACTTAAGTGGCTGTAATTATGCAAAGTAAATTCATTTGAATCGTAAATCCACACAACGAAAATGATAAGAATTCCTCTTCCAAGGCTAAAGGGACCACAAAACCATCGGGTATTGATTACTAAAAATGAGGTATCATGCAAACTAAACACTAGAATTAGAATCTCTGAAAGGTGTTCACTACTTTTCTTGACAAAAGATTTTGCCTTAATACACACATGGCTGCTGATGCACTAAAAAAATCCCTCTTTTGGCTGGTATTATATCCAATGTACTGAAAAAAGGTCTATGATGCCTCATATTATGCCGTATACTCATGCTGGGTACTCTCACCTGTTATAAGTAGGTAAACAGGTTTAGTAGGTATAACAGGCCAATTAATCAGGCAAGATAGACCCCCTTACAATCGACTAGCAGGGGCTTAACTGGCATCTTTCAGTAATGGGGATGCAAATTTTCCTACGAGAGTATACTGACCCATTTTTGTTGTTCGAAAGAACTCAAGGTGGTATTAATTAAGTGCAAAGCTGTTTACAGCTGTGTACAGTATTACTTATAATTACATGCCACCAATAAACTGACAATTCTTTGCAAAAGTAATAGCAAAACTATACTTGCTCAAGCCGTTGATGAAACACATCCATGTGCAGCAATCCTAGGAAACCGCATCTGAAAAGATACACACGACACAAACCCTTGTACGGATCAATAATGAATTGAGGAATGTTTGGACACTTGATAGCATGTGATCAATGGAAGGGGAGCATACTGAGCATGCAGAAAAGCTTATACCTGAAGCCCATGCCAAGTGCAGTGCTTGTCTCTTTTGTAACAGACACGCTGGCATCATTACATGTTAGCTTCTCAATTGCATGGCTAAGAGCCTCAAAGTCAGAACCATCAGCTGGGTATACACCAGAGAAGACCATGTGTCTCACAGGCTTGAAACCTAAATGACTATTTTACATGATGTCACATAATACCACAAAAGAAAAACTAAGAAAAAAATGCATATAGAACTGTCAATAAATCAAATGTGGTGTTCCCAGGGCCCAACTATTAAATTAATCAGATGATAAAAAATGATCTCAGGAGGGTCTGGAATTCCATACCAGGAAGTGGTTCAACGATAGTCTTAGCCTGATGAAGAGTATCACCAATCCGTGCTTCTTTAGTTGAACGCATTCCAGTTATAACATATCCAACTTGTCCAGTGTAAAGCACTCCAGTAGGGGTAAGCTCAGGATGCATAATGCCAACATCAAAGACTTCATATGTGCGACCAGTCGCAGCTGATGAAATCTTATCTCCCTTGCGCATCGCACCATCAACAATAGCAACATGACATATCACCCCTTTGTATTCATCGTAGTACGAATCTAAGAGCAGCATTCGTACAGGAGAATCACAATTCCCAGGTGGGCAAGGTATACGCTCGATAACAGCAGGTAACACCTGGCTAAGGCCTTGACCAGTTTTGGCGGAAGTGAGCAGAGCTTCACTTGGatcaatgtcaaataacctcttcaacTGGGCCTTTACATTGTCTGGGTCAGCAGTAGGCTGATCAATCTTGTTAATGACAGGAATAATGCTAAGGTTTGACTCAAATGCAAGGTAAAAATTTGCAATTGTTTGTGCCTGTACACCTTGGGCTGCATCAACTACTAGAAGTGCACCCTGGCAAGCTGCTAGGGACCTGGAAACCTCATAGCTGAAATCCACATGGCCTGGAGTATCAATCAGGTTAAGCAAATAGCTTGAAGTATCTGTCCCATGGGACTCGGGATTTTCCACTGTATGCTTGTAGAACATAGTCGCGGTTTGGGCTTTGACGGTGATGCCCCTTTCTTTCTCTACCTGTTGATACCAGATATAAATGTTGCAATAAAGGGCTGAAAGTATAAAACTATACAGCAGGGATTTATCCACCTCAGGAACAGGAGGAACTTTAGGGAAATGGGAATATTTAAGAAACAAGGTAAGTCAACAGTGAAGGTATGCCATTCATGCTAATATTACCATCCGGAAATAAGTAATGACACAAATGAGGAAGCCTAAAGAGAAACCAACTGCCCTCAACCATTTTGCAATTTAGAATGAAGAATTCCCAATGTATAATTTTATCAAACTCCATATATTTACCAGATTCCATATTAAGATAGAGCCTATCTGCTAATCCCTGTAAATCCCAAAGTACTGATAAAAAAAATGCTAATAATCTTCTTATTACTTATTAGCACACACGGTAGGTTAAGTTAGAAGTTACCATATGAATACTTTTTATTGGTTCGTTGCCTTGTCTTCTCTAAATCCATCTCAGTTTTCGTGGCTGCGGGTTTGTATGGAGACTGATGTGCCACATGATTGGATTTCTTTATCAATTTCGTAGCAACACACAGGTATTCAGCTAGTAATAATATGCAACTGTATGTTGTAAGGTTGTTATCTCTGACGCATTCATTAACACCTGAAAGAAAATCGTCCTTCTATCAAAGTAACGACGTTGCTGGTACTGCAGTTCTACCATGTACGAACTTCAAAATTACGAATGCATCGTCGCAATATGTTCCCTCATTCAGTGAATTTAAGTAATGAAAGAGCCAACATTTCAATCGAATTGCTCGTGTTTGGAGAAGGGGGGGATTTTCGCGTCGCACCTGCAGCTTGTCGAGGTACTGAGCCCCATGGCCCTTCTGGATGGTGCCGGTGAGCTCCAGCAGCCGGTCGGCGAGCGTGGACTTGCCGTGGTCGACGTGCGCGATGATGGAGAAGTTCCGGATCCGCTCCGGCGGGTACTGCCCCAGCTCCGACGCCGACACGCCGGGGCGGGGGCGGTGCTCCGGGGACGCCTGGGAGGACAGGAGACGCTCGGGCAGCACGATCGCCCGGGAGGGGGCGGGGGCGTTGGCCAGCTTGCGGACGGCGCTGCGGGCGGCCCGCCGGAGCGCGGCGGCGCCGGCCATGCGGAACCGCGGGGCGGCGGGGGGCTAGGGTTCTGAGAGGGATTTTGGCGAGAAGGGCTTCACGGGTGGGGGGAGTGGGTGGAAGCGGTGTATAGACCAGAAAAATGTTTGTACAGACTGTGAAGGTGGGCCAGTTTGCACTTTGCAACATTCTACAGAGAGTAaggggcctctttgattcaaaagATTTTTATATAGTAAGTACAATTTTGAAGAATTGCAATCCTTGGGAATTTTTCTTACGCTGGTAGTTTGATTTGTAAGATTAAGCTCTACATTAATTTTATCCTAAGAATGCACCTGCCTCTGTTTCATAACATGGTGCGCATagattttttttaaagtcaaacatcacaaacttTGATCCAGTCTGTCGAGAAAAACATCGACATCTGGAATGctaaacatatatcattagattcatcataagatgTAGTTTTCATATTGTACATatctggtattgtagatataaatatgtTTACCCGCAAAAAGAAAACGTAGATATAAATAtgtttctctataaacttggtcaaagtttgcatAGTTtgacttttcatagtttgactttaaaaaaaaatcgtgctacattatggaacggaaggAGTACTACATTGCGTATAAATTTTAGTATATACACTCAACATCTTGAAAATAATCCTTTGTTTTTCCAGCAAAGAAATCAAACAAACCAAAATCATGTATCATATGGTCACAAATGACTCACAGGCCACaaatgacctcggatgaagatgcGCCCAAAAGCAAATTTAGCCGCTttaacgagacgaacaactttcatgttgaacatttttcgatTCGAAGCCATTTTGAGGACCGAATCTCTCACACAAAACAGCCGATTGGTGGTGCTACCCATCAGACACGTGTCTGGTAGGGCGCCATATTTAGCCTCCTGGTAGGGCTACATtctgatggctctaacttttgcatacgaatttGGACTGAGATGATTTTTATATTAAAATCGATTGTTCGACGAGACACACAACTTTCGTGTTGAAACGTTTTCCATTAGAGGCCATATCAATTGAGTTTTATACCATTCTTTAAtatggtgtcaacatgagcatctctgaacttgtcataaccaTTGCATAAGAGCTTCATTTTAGACCATGTTCATATCCATATTGATCTTTCTAAAGAGAGTCATCCGGAGGTGAcctccaatcataagtttgaaGTAGTCTTGATATGACCTAAGCTAATTTTATGACTgtaccacttttgagcgtcaacacatgccccctattTTTTGGGCATtgctagcgtgccgaaaaataacttgtacaaAGTTTGTTCTAtgaacgatgtcaacactccatcggccattttgtatGTGCTTAGGGTGATAAGTATATATCAACTATTACTTGTTTGAATCCTTGATGCAAACTTAGGTAAAAACTTCTCAACTTTTATAACAATCCGATAATAAAGTTTCATAGATATATATCTGAATGCCAtctt is drawn from Triticum dicoccoides isolate Atlit2015 ecotype Zavitan chromosome 4A, WEW_v2.0, whole genome shotgun sequence and contains these coding sequences:
- the LOC119287821 gene encoding translation factor GUF1 homolog, mitochondrial, with amino-acid sequence MAGAAALRRAARSAVRKLANAPAPSRAIVLPERLLSSQASPEHRPRPGVSASELGQYPPERIRNFSIIAHVDHGKSTLADRLLELTGTIQKGHGAQYLDKLQVEKERGITVKAQTATMFYKHTVENPESHGTDTSSYLLNLIDTPGHVDFSYEVSRSLAACQGALLVVDAAQGVQAQTIANFYLAFESNLSIIPVINKIDQPTADPDNVKAQLKRLFDIDPSEALLTSAKTGQGLSQVLPAVIERIPCPPGNCDSPVRMLLLDSYYDEYKGVICHVAIVDGAMRKGDKISSAATGRTYEVFDVGIMHPELTPTGVLYTGQVGYVITGMRSTKEARIGDTLHQAKTIVEPLPGFKPVRHMVFSGVYPADGSDFEALSHAIEKLTCNDASVSVTKETSTALGMGFRCGFLGLLHMDVFHQRLEQEYGAQVISTIPTVPYIFEYGDESKVQIENPAALNFNAGKRITACWEPTVIATIIIPSEYVGPVIMLCSERRGEQQEYTFIDANRALLKYRLPLREIIVDFYNELKSITSGYATFDYEDSEYQKSDLVKMDILLNGQPVDAMATIIHNQKAQKVGRELVDKLKKFIERQMFEITIQAAIGSKVIARETLSAMRKNVLAKCYGGDITRKKKLLEKQKEGKKRMKRVGSVDIPQEAFHELLKVSSSK